The following DNA comes from Verrucomicrobiota bacterium.
TTTATCCAAATCGGGAGAATGGAGGACCTCGCCGACCATGGTAGGAACTCCATCCATCCTGGTAACCGATTCTTTTTCAATTAATTGGAGAGCACTCTCAGTGCTCCACTTATACATCAGGACCATCCGTCGACCGGCACGGTAGCTTAGGAATAACATCGTTTGCAGTCCCGAGACATGGAATAAAGGAACATTTGCCAGCAGCTTTTCCCGTGGAAATTCTTTACTGATAAGCTCACCCATGGCAGCCGGTCCTTTATTGAGCCACTTTAGGACAGCCTCCCTTAATTCTTCGTTATCACCCGTTAGTAACGCGAGTACGCCAATGCAGCCAAAATTCAACAAGGCGTTGACGGTGCCTCGATGGGTTAACACTACTCCCTTTGGCTTGGCCGTTGATCCTGACGTATACATGATCAAAGCGTCACTGTCCGTGTCTATGTCGAGTGCTGGAAATACATTATCATCGGACGGCTCAAACAGGTACGACATATGCAATACGCCTTCCGGTAGCGCTCCTCTTAATCGAGTAACCGCCACACCCAGTTCCAATAAATTTCGGGAAGGGATAAATCGGTCCCAGCGCTCGTGATCCACAAACGCAAACCGCGCTCCACTGTCGATGAGGCCATACTCAATTTCATTAGGTAACCACCAGGCATTCAAAGTGACAGCGACCGCTCCAACGGCTAGAATCGCTTCGATTGCCAGAACGTATTCGGGGTAATTCCGCATCGAGATGGCTATGCGATCGCCCGGTTTTATTCCCAGTTGAATGAGTGACTTTGCCAGGGCCACGGATTTTCTTTGAACTTCACCAAAGGTCCATCGCTCGTCTTCGAAGATTAGAAACTCTTCTTCTTTGAAATGCTTATTTGAGTAATTAAAAAAATCACGCAGGTCATTGGGCGCGTGAGTAAAGACATCGAACTCGACTCCTCGGACGACTACCTTGGAAACGGC
Coding sequences within:
- a CDS encoding class I adenylate-forming enzyme family protein, whose translation is MKSVPNTPLTRDEALALMACSESPLAVSKVVVRGVEFDVFTHAPNDLRDFFNYSNKHFKEEEFLIFEDERWTFGEVQRKSVALAKSLIQLGIKPGDRIAISMRNYPEYVLAIEAILAVGAVAVTLNAWWLPNEIEYGLIDSGARFAFVDHERWDRFIPSRNLLELGVAVTRLRGALPEGVLHMSYLFEPSDDNVFPALDIDTDSDALIMYTSGSTAKPKGVVLTHRGTVNALLNFGCIGVLALLTGDNEELREAVLKWLNKGPAAMGELISKEFPREKLLANVPLFHVSGLQTMLFLSYRAGRRMVLMYKWSTESALQLIEKESVTRMDGVPTMVGEVLHSPDLDKYDLSSLLTISGGGAARPPGHVKLLQERFPKVIPGVGYGMTETNASGATIGGPEYIARPTSTGRATAPLMKIEIRDEHGKNIGTNQEGEICMKSVLNMRCYWNKPEETEETLKDGWIYSGDLGHLDEEGFLYITGRAKDMIIRGGENIACGEIENVLHEHPAVNEAAVHSAPDDRLGEIVCASIYLRKDCHATIEEIQEHVRSHLAAYKVPSHVYFAEERLPRIASGKFDKITLKKEAIKRLEEASS